GGATGCACGTCACCCAGACCTGGCACCACCTGGCGAAGCAGATCTGACCCTCGTCAGAGTGTCGCGGTCATCGCCTCGGTCTCCTTGTGCAGGAGGCCGACGATCACGCTCCTCGTCAGGCAGCAACCCCGAGTCAGTCGACGGCGCCGGTTCCGGCAACCTCCCGAGCCGAATGGCCGAGGACCGGCATCAGCCGGTCGATCGACCAGCCGATACCTGCGGCCAGGATCAACGTGCCGATCCCGACCGTCGCGCCGCAGAGCCAACCGACCAGCACGCACAACCCCTGGAAGATCGTGTAGCTCCACTTGAACGGTACCGGCGGGTCGAACGCCAGAGCCGCAGCTTCGGTCGGACCGGCGCCGAGATCGGTCGCCAGGTACGCCGCGACGCCGATGCACAGCACCACGTAACCGACGGCGAACATCCCGATCCGGGCCGACAGATCGTCCGGAGTCGGCATCACCGTGAGAAAAGCACTGACCGACAGACCGACGACGACGAGTTGGCAGACAGTGCCGATACCGGGCTTCTGCCCGCGCAACCAGGCCAGGGCGACCAGCACAGCGGCGCTGATCCAGCTGACCACCGCGAAGTCGGCACCGGTCGCGTCCGTCAGACCGCTCATCAGCGTGGAGTAGCCGTCCGAGCCCAGCTTGGCGGACAGCAGGAAGGTGACCCCCAGCCCGAGGACGATGCAGCCGATCGGAAGTTGCAGAGCGCGGCGGATCGGGGACACGCCTTGCAGACTATGTGTCGGCCGACCTCACGTTCGCGGTGGCCGGGCCGTCTATCGAAGGTGATGACCATGAAGCAGCCGTTCGACCACGCCGTGCGCGAGCACGGCGACGTGGTGCTGCGGGTGTGCCGGGCGGTGCTCGGCCATCACACCGCGGCGGACGATGCCTGGTCGGAGACCTTCCTGTCGGCCATGCGTGCCTGGCCGGATCTGCCGGACGACGCGAACGTGCGCGCCTGGTTGGTGACGATCGCCCATCGCAAGGCGATCGACGTCGTCCGGCGCGAATCACGTCACGTTCTGGTGTCCGATGTACCGGACGCACTGGACGACAACGGTTTTCCGTCCGAGGACGATCGGGAACTGTGGGCGCGAGTCGCGGCGCTGCCGGATCGGCAGCGGCAGGCCATCGCGTACCACCACCTGGCCGGGCTGTCCTATACCGACGTCGCCTACCTGATCGGCGGATCAGCCGAAGCTGCGCGGCGCGCAGCCGCCGACGGCATGAAGAAACTACGCATCCTGTATCGCGAGGAGGAGTCATGAACCAGCTGGACGACCTGCGCACCGACCCGGCGCACTTGGAGATGTTGCGCGCTCACCTCGCGGATACGGCAGGGGACGAGGTCGAGGTCGCCTACCGCACGGTCGACTCCCCCGTCGGTGAATTGCTTCTCGCCACAACGACTTCGGGACTGGTTCGGGTCGCTTTCGAACTCGAGGACTTCGACACCGCGCTCGTGATGCTGGCAGCGCAGATCAGCCCACGGGTGTTGCACGCTCCTGGTCGACTGGACGAGGCTGCCCGGTCGCTGGAGGAGTACTTCACCGGACGTCTGCGCGCCTTCGAGCTCCCGCTGGACCGCTCGCTGTCCCGCGGTTTCCGCGCCCGCGTGCACGAGTACCTGCCGTCCATCCCTTTTGGGAGCACCGAGTCGTACAGGCAGGTCGCCGAGCACGTCGGCAACCCCCGCGCCGTCCGGGCGGTCGGCACCGCGTGTGCGATGAACCCACTCCCGATCGTGGTGCCCTGTCACCGGGTGCTGCGCTCGGACGGGACCATCGGCGCCTACCTCGGCGGCACCGAGGCGAAGCAGACCCTCCTCGATCTGGAGTCCGGTACCCGCTGAGCGGCTCTCCGCGAAACCGGTCAGCCGGAGTTGCGCAGGGCTGTGGCCAGACCGTTCATGGTGAGCAGGATGCCGCGGCGCACCTGTTCGTCCTCGTCCCCGGCACGGTAGCGGGCGAGCAGTTCGACCTGCAGATGGTTCAACGGCTCCAGGTACGGAAAACGGTTGAACACCGATCGCTTGAGCGCGGTGTTGTCCCAGAGCAGGTCCTCGTGACCGGTGATCGCGGCGTACATGCGCAGCGTGCGCGCGTGCTCCTCGGTGATCTTGCCGAAGACCCGCTCGCGCAGTGCTTCGTCGTCGACGAGGCGCGAATAACGTTCAGCGATACCGAGATCGGACTTCGCCATGACCTGCGCCATGTTCGAGACCACGGTGCGGAAGAAGGGCCAGTGCTCGTAGTAGTGCTTGAGCTTGGCGAGCTTGGTCTCGTCGCCGTCGATCCAACGTTCGAGCGCGGAACCGGTGCCGTACCAACCCGGCAGCATGACGCGGGCCAGCGACCAGCTCATCACCCACGGGATCGCCCGCAGGTCGGAGATCTGCTCGGTGGGTTTACGGGACGCCGGACGCGAGCCGATGTTCAGCGCACCGATCTCGGCGACCGGGGTGGAGGTCTTGAAGTACTCGACGAATCCGTCTGTGTGGTGGACCAGTTCGCTGTACGCGTCCCGGGCCAGGGCCGCCAGTTCATCGAGATCACGGTAGGCCTGATCGGTGTCGTCCAGCCCTTCGATGTCGAGCAGCGACGATTCGAGGGTGGCGGCGACGAGAGCTTCGAGATTGCGGTACGCGAGCGCGGGCTCGGCGTACTTGGCGGCGATGATTTCGCCCTGCTCGGTCAGTCGCAATGAGCCACGGACGGCACCCGGAGGCTGGGCGAGGATCGCGTCGTAACTCGGGCCGCCGCCGCGTCCGACGGTGCCGCCGCGTCCGTGAAACAGGCGCAGACGGATGTCGAATTCCGTTGCCACGTCGACGAGATCGAGTTCCGCGCGGTAGAGCGCCCAGTTCGCGGCGAGGTATCCGCCGTCCTTGTTGGAGTCGCTGTAGCCGAGCATGACCTCCTGCAGACCGCCCTTCGAGTCGACCAAGGCGCGGTACGCGGGCAGGGCGAGGGCCGCCCGCAGTGTGGTGGCCGAGACCTGGAGATCCTCGATGGTCTCGAACAACGGCACGATGTTCACCGAGCAGGTCGCGCCGTCCGTGTCCGGCACGTAGAGACCGGCCTCCTTGAGCATGACGGCGCATTCGAGGATGTCGGAGACACTCGTACACATCGAGATCACATAGTTGGGAATCGCTTCCGTACCAAAGGTTTTCACCGCGTCCGCGGCGGAGGCCACGATCGCGAGTTCGCCGGAGGTCTGCTCGGAGAACTCCGCGCCACGACCGACCAGCGGTCGCCGGGAGCTGAGTTCCCGCACGAGCAACTCGACCTTCGCGTCCTCGTCCAGGGCGGCGTAATCGTCGTGCACGCCCGCCCACGCGAACAACTCGGCGATGGTCTCCTCGTGCACGTCGGAGTTCTGCCGCAGGTCGAGCCCGTACAGGTGGAACCCGAAGGTGCGGACCGCCTCACGAAGACCGGCGAGTTCGGCGTCCGCGAGCAGGTCGTCGTGGTTGGCACGCAACGAGTCGTCGACGACGTTCAGGTCGTCCAGGAACTCCTGCGCCTGCGCGTACGGCGCAGCTCCTTCGACCTCGATCGCACCGTCGGCGGGGCGACCGAAGAAGTTCTCGTAGGTGCGCTCCAGCCGTCCGCGGATCCATCGGATCGCGCGACGGTAGGGCTCATCGTCCCGCTCGTCCTCGGTGTTGAGGTCGGCCAGCGTCGTGAGCGAATCACTGATCGGAGCGAGTCGTTTCGACAACGACAGGCTGACCTCGAGGCCGTTGAGTTCACGCAGGTAGTGGGCGAGTGCGGTCTGGGATGCACGTCGCGAGGCCGTGGCGACGACGTCGGCGTTGACGTTCGGGTTGCCGTCCCGGTCGCCACCGATCCACGAGCCGGCACGCAGCATCGGCTCCTCGAGCAGATCGGCGCCCGGGTAGAGCTCGTTCAGCTCGCGACGCACCTGCGCGTTGATGCGCGGCATGACATCGAACAGCGATGCCTCGAAGAAGCGCAGCCCGACCTCGATCTCGTCCTCGATCTGCACACGCTTCAACCGGATGAGCGCGGTCTGCCAGAGAGTGATGATCTGGATCTTGATGTCCCGCAACGCATCCCGCTCTTCCTCTGCGTTGAGGGTCATGCGCTCGCGGGTTCGCATGATGCGCTTGATCTTGCTCTGCGCCTCGAACACGGTGCGGCGCCGGGTCTCGGTCGGGTGCGCGGTGACCACCGGGACGACCGTCGCGTCCCGCAGCGCGCTCTCGACCTGGCGGTTGTCGAGGTGCGCAGCCTGCAGTTTGGGGAAGGTCGCCGCGAGCGAACCGTCGATCGGTGCCTCACCCGCGTTGACGTGCACGGCGCGACGACGCTCCCGGTGCAGGTCTTCGGCAAGGTTCGCGAGCAGCGCGAACAGGCTGAACGCCCGGATCACATGCAGCGCGTCCTTGGTCGACAGGTCGTGGAAGAGCTCTGCGAAACCCTCGCGATCGACCTCCTGGCGCCGGACGGCGAAGGCCTTCTTACGTGCCTGCTCCACAAGTTCGAAGACTCGCTCGCCCTCCTGCTCGCGCACCACGTCGCCGAGCATCCCGCCGAGCAGGCGGATGTCGTTGCGAAGTGGTTCGGTCGCGGCGCGGCCCTCGTCGGTCGCCTCGAACACCATCTGCGGCTGGTCGATCATGGCGCCCAGTATGGTCGCGACCGCCCGGTAACCCAGATGCCCTGTTCAGCCCGCGGACGCGACCTTCGTCACGTCGAGACCACACCCAGTGCCTGCCGCAACGCCCCGAGCGCTTCGGCGAGGTGCTCCCTGCTGGTGCGGGCGAGGGGTGAGTTGACCCAGGGATGCACTCCCCCGGCGACCACCCGCAGCTGCACCTGGTTACCGGCTGCCTGCATGGCCTCGGCGTAGGCGATGCCCTCGTCGCGCAGCACGTCGAAACCGGCGACACCGACGTACGCGGGCGGCAGGTCGGTGAGGTCCTGCGCCAGCAGTGGTGAGACGCGCGGGTCGGCCGCGTCACCGTCCGGACCGATGTAATGGTCCTGATACCAGTCCATTTCGGATGCCGTGAGGAAGTATCCCTCCCTGAACTTCGCATAGGAATCGGTGCGTCGCGACAGGTCGGTGACGGGCACGAACAACAGCTGGAAGGCCGGTTGCACCGCGTCGCCGCGGGTCTGCTGGGCGATCACCGCCGACAGGTTGCCGCCGGCGCTGTCGCCACCGACGGCGATACGGCGGGGATCGACACCGATCTCGGACGCGTGCTCGACGGCCCACCGGAACGCGCCGATCGCGTCGTCCACGGCTGCCGGGAAACGGTCTTCGGGCGCGAGCCGGTAGCCGACATTGAGGACGGCCACCTGCGCCTGGTCGCAGATGCGGCGACAGAGTCCGTCGTGCGACTCGATGCTGCCGAGCACCCAACCGCCGCCGTGGAAGTAGACCAGCAGCGGGAGCTTCGGGTCTTCGGACGGCTTGTAGAGACGAGCCGGAATCGACGCGTCCGGCAGATCGAGGGTGAGGTCTTCGACCTGCCTGACCTCGACCGGTGGACCGGCAGACACGAGCGACTCGTGTTCGAGCAGGTCACGGGCTTCCTGCAGGGTCATGCCGGCGTACTCGGTCGCCCCACCGAGTTCGAGCATTCGCAAGCCCACGGCGAAGTCGAGATCGAGGGTCCGACCGTCCGCCGTCGGCGGCTTACCGGCGATCACCCGCTTCACCACTCGGGGCACCTTGGCACCGCCGTTGAAGACGGTCTTCTCGATGCGCAAACGCAGATCGCTCACGGGTCAATCCTTGTTGGCGAGGCGCGGCGGGAAGCCACCGGTGGCGATCGGGCCGGTCCGGTCGATCGTGCTCCGGATGAGCGACTTGCCCTGGTCGTCGACGCCACCGGTCACCGGCGAACTCTGCAACGAGCCGTCGCGGCGGAACGTGGTGAGCACCATGGTGTTCCGGGAGCGGACGAAATCGAGCACCTCCTGCAGTGGACGTCGGTCGGCGGTCGCAATCTTGCAGGACATCTCAGGCTTCCTTCCGTCGGTGCGGTCAGTCTCACCGAAAATTCGCGAGCGCACGCCGCAAGGTCGAAGTCTGCACGATCGGGGATGCAGGGACGGCAGGCCCCGACCACGTGCGGACCGCCAGAGTGAGGACTCAGTCGAGACTCAGAGGATCTGCGTCCGGACGCCACCGCTGCGCGTAGGTTCGCAGCACCCGCAGCTCTGCTTACGGAACATCGACCAAGCCTGACATCGACGGGCTGCAGCCACACCTGCGCCACCGAGCACGACATCATCGAACGGGCATGTCCACTCTCGGGAGGAACGCAGTGAGCGAAGAGCACGTCCACCGGATCCACCGGCTGCAGGAGGGGTGGACGCGACGGCACGAGGAGCGGGAGATCGTCGACATCTTCTATTCCGTGCACGGCGAGGAACTGACGCAGCTGAAGAACGCGCTCAACCGGCGCGACGATCATCACGACCTCGAGGAACTGATCTTCGGCGACATCGACGACGAGTCGGTGCGCGAACGGGTCCTCGATCACTTCGCGGCGCAGGCCGAGCCGCTCGGGCGACTCGGGGTGAAGGTGCTGTCGGACATCGACGACACCGTCTTCCCGATGATCCACGAGACGCGTTACCCCCGCGGCCACTTCCTGGTTCCGGGATCGCTGGCCTTCCTGCAGGCCCTGGACGACGGTCCCACCGAGTCGCCGTGGTCACGCGGCGACCTCACGTTCCTGACCGCGCGGCCCGAGATCGCGTTCGGTCTCATCGAATCGAACTCCAAGGACGTGCTGCGCAAAGCGGGGGTCGCGAGTTCATCCCTGCTGGCCGGCAGCCTGATGAACATTCACTCGAAGGACGCCATGGCGGACGGCAAGGTGGCGAATTTCGCGCACTACCGCAAGCTCTTCCCCGAGTACGGCGTCGTGTTCGTCGGTGACTCCGGTCAGGGCGACGTCCTGGTCGGACAACGCGTCCGGACCGATTATCCGGACGCCGTGTCGGCGGTGTTCATCCACGATGTCGTCGACACCCCGGCCGCTCGACGCGAGGAGTTGGCGGCATCCGGAGTCCACGTTTTCGAGACATACGTCGGTGCAGCCATGAAGGCGTACAGCCTCGGCCTGGTCTCGCTCGACAACGTGAAACGGGTTGTCACAGAATCACTTGCCGCGCTCGACGACATCGATTGGGAGACCGCCGAACAGGAGGCCTCGACCAGGAAGTTGTTGCAGCGCGACGCCGACGAGGCGCTCGCGCTGGGGTGACGTCAGCGCCGCAGCACGGCGGGAAGAGTGCGAGCTGCTTCGACCATCGCCGGTCCGTACCAGGTGATCAACCGGCCGCTGATCAGTTCCGTGGGAACCTCGACGAAGGCCTCCGGGCCGTCGTCGGCGGTGAAGACGTACGGCTCGTCGGGCAGCAGCACGAGATCCGCGCGGCTCGGGTCGTCGAGATCGGCCAGGTCAGCATGCGGGTATCGGCCCTCGGCGCCGTCCGGAACGACCGCGTCACAGCCGAGGCACTGGAGGAGGTCGGCGGTGTACGTCGGCCTCCCGACCACCATCCACGGATCGCGCCAGATCGGCACAACCACTCGCCGAGTGTCCGCAGAACCGCCGACCTCACCCGCGCGTCCTGCGGACATTCGCCACAGAGCGTCGGCCTCGTCCAGCCAGCCGGGTGACCCCCAGCCGAGAGCTTCGGTGAACAATCGGCGCATCGAGTCCAGCGCCTGCGGCACGGTCTCGATGTCGGTCACCCAGACGGCAATCCCTTTATCCCGCAGGCGCTTCACGTCGAGCTCGCGGTTCTCTTCCTTGTTGGCGACCACCAGGTCGGGTGCCAACTCGGCGATGGCCGCAACGTCGGGGTTCTTCGTGCCTCTGACGCGCGGCACATCGAGGTCCGCGGGATGGGTGCACCAGTCGGTGGCACCGACCAGAGCCTGTGGACGGGTCGCCGCGATCGCTTCGGTAAGGGAGGGGACGAGGCTGACGACTCGTTCGACCTCGTCGGGGAGGTCGACGTGGAATCCGAGATCGTCGATCTGTGTTCGCACCCGCCCGACCTTACTCAGCGCGCGAACGGAAGTGGTCGCGATCACGACCACTTCCGTTGACTACGGGTGTAGAGGCTGGTCAGACGTTGCGCCGGTACTGACCGCCCACCTCGAAGAAGGCCTCGGTGATCTGCTGCAGCGAGCACACCCGCGCGGCGCGCATCAGCACGTCGAACACGTTGTCGCCGTTGACCGCTGCGGCACGCAACTCGTCCAGCGCCTGCTTGGACTCGCCCTGGTGCCGCTGCTGGAACTCACGGACTCGGGTGAGCTGACCCTGCTTCTCGGTCTCGGTGCCGCGGGCGAGTTCGATGTGCTTCGGCGTGCCGTCGTCGGCCTTGGGGTGGCGGAAGGTGTTGACGCCGACGATCGGCAGCGAGCCGTCGTGCTTGCGGTGTTCGTAGAGCATCGACTCGTCCTGGATGCGCCCGCGCTGGTAGCCGGTCTCCATCGCGCCGAGCACGCCGCCACGCTCGGTGATGCGGTCGAACTCCTTCAGCACCGCCGCCTCGACGAGGTCGGTGAGCTCGTCGATGATGAACGATCCCTGGAGCGGGTTCTCGTTCATCGCCAGACCCCACTCACGGTTGATGATCAACTGGATCGCGAGCGCACGACGCACCGACTCCTCGGTCGGCGTGGTGACAGCCTCGTCATAAGCGTTGGTGTGCAACGAGTTCGCGTTGTCGTAGATCGCGATGAGCGCCTGCAGCGTGGTGCGGATGTCATTGAAGTCCATCTCCTGTGCGTGCAGGGACCGGCCGGACGTCTGCACGTGATACTTCAACTTCTGGCTGCGGTCGTTCGCGCCGTACTTCTCCTTCATCGCCACCGCCCAGATTCGGCGGGCGACACGGCCGAGCACCGAGTACTCGGGGTCCATGCCGTTGCTGAAGAAGAAGCTCAGGTTGGGCGCGAAGTCGTCGATGTCCATGCCCCGTGCGAGGTAGCTCTCGACATAGGTGAAGCCGTTGGCGAGCGTGAACGCCAGCTGGCTGATGGGGTTCGCCCCGGCCTCGGCGATGTGATAGCCGGAGATGCTGACCGAGTAGAAGTTGCGCACCTGGTGGTCGATGAACCACTGCTGGATGTCGCCCATCATCTTCAGGCTGAACTCGGTGGAGAAGATGCAGGTGTTCTGGCCCTGGTCCTCCTTCAGGATGTCGGCCTGGACGGTGCCGCGGACGTTGGCGACGGCGTACGCCGCGAGTTCTTTGCGCTCGTCATCGTTCGGCTCACGGCCTTCACGCTCGGTGAATGCGTCGACCTGCTGGTCGATGGCCGTGTTGAGGAAGAACGCGAGAATCGTCGGTGCCGGGCCGTTGATCGTCATCGACACGCTCGTCGTGGGCGAGACGAGGTCGAACCCGCCGTACAGCACCTTCATGTCGTCCAACGTCGCGATCGAGACGCCGGACGTGCCGACCTTGCCGTAGACGTCCGGACGCTCGTGGGGGTCGCGCCCGTAGAGGGTCACCGAGTCGAACGCGGTTGACAGGCGGGTGGCCGGCTGGCCTTCCGACAGCAGTTTGAAGCGGCGGTTCGTGCGGAACGGGTCGCCCTCGCCGGCGAACATGCGGGCAGGATCCTCACCCTCCCGCTTGAACGGGAAGACGCCGGCGGTGTACGGGAAGTAGCCCGGCAGATTCTCCCGGCGAAGGAACTTCACCAGCTCGCCGTGGTCGTCGAAGCGCGGGAGCGCGACGCGCGGAATCTTGTTGCCGGACAGCGATTCCCGAGTGAGTTTGTTCACGATCTCGCGGTCGCGGATCTTCACGACCTGCTCGTCGCCCGAGTAGGAATCGACGATGCTCGGCCACTTCACGAGAGCCTTGGAGATCTCGTCGGGCACGTCCTGCTGCGCCTTCTCCATCAGCTCGGCGACACTGTGCGGCACCTCGCCGAGTTCGCCGGCGACCAGTTCGAAACGCTGCGCACGGGCTGCCGCCTTGGCGAACTTCGCGGTGTCGGAATGATAGTCACGTACCGTTTCTGAAATCTCGGAGAGGTAGCGGACGCGGGACGGCGGCACGATCGTGGCGATCCGGGTCGACTGCTTGGTGTCGACCTGCGGAAGCACGCCGTCCTCGACGTGCATTCCCTTCTCCGACAGCAGGTTTCGCAGCTCCTGGTAGAGCGCGGTCACGCCGTCGTCATTGAAGGTGGCCGCCGAGGTGCCGTAGACCGGCATGTCCTCGGGCTTCTTGCCGAAAGCCTCACGGTTGCGCACCATCTGGCGTCCGACATCGCGCAACGCGTCCTCGGCCCCACGGCGTTCGAACTTGTTGATCGCGACCACGTCGGCCAGGTCGAGCATGTCGATCTTCTCCAGCTGGCTGGAGGCGCCGAACTCCGGAGTCATCACGTACATCGACACATCGGAATAGTCGATGATCGCCGAATCGCCCTGGCCCACACCGGGAGTCTCGAGGATGACGAGGTCGAAACCGGACGCCTTGGTCAGCGCGATGATCTGGTCGAGGTGCTCGGGCACCTGGTTGTTGCCACGGGTGGCGAGCGACCGGAAGAAGATACGGTCACCGTCGAGCGAGCTCATCCGGATGCGGTCGCCGAGCAATGCACCACCGCCGCGCGAACGCGTCGGGTCGATCGCCAGCACCGCGACCCGCAGCTTGTCCTGCTGGTCGAGGCGCATGCGGCGCACGAGTTCGTCTGTCAGAGAAGACTTTCCAGAACCACCGGTGCCGGTGATGCCGAGCACGGGCACCGGACGCTTGGCCGCAGCCTGGTTGATCGCGTCGACGAACTCGGCGGAGAGCGCACCCTGCTCCGCGCCGGTGATCGCTCGCGCGATGGCTGCACGATCACCCGACAGCACTGCGTCCAGATCAGCCCGGCCCAGCTGCCAGAGGTCGTAATCACAGTCGGCGACAACAGAATTGATCATTCCGACCAGGCCCATGCGCTGGCCGTCCTCGGGCGAGAAGATCGTGACGCCGGCCTTGCGCAGGCGGTCGATCTCGTCATGCACGATCACGCCGCCGCCGCCACCGACGACCTTCACGTGTTTGGCGCCCGCCTGCTTGAGCAGATCGACGAGGTACTCGAAGTATTCGACGTGGCCACCCTGGTAGGAGCTGACCGCGATGCCCTGCGCGTCTTCCTCGAGCGCAGCGTCGATGACCTCCTGCACCGAACGGTTGTGGCCCAGGTGAATCACCTCCGCACCCTGCGTCTGCATGATCCGCCGCATGATGTTGATCGAGGCGTCGTGGCCGTCGAACAGGCTTGCGGCAGTAACGATCCGGACGTGGTGCTCCGGCTTGTGCAGTTCAGGCTTGATGTCGGCCATGGGGTCCTCCGGGTGCGTGGACGTGACTCAGCTCTCGCAAAATAGTAGGACTTCCTATTAATGGACGTCAACGCGAGTTTGATCTACTCTCGATCCATGACCGAAGCACCCGCCCGCCTCGCTGCCGACCCCATCGGGGTCGCGCGGGATCAGTGGGTGGATCGCGGGTGGGCCGATGCTGCGCCGGGCATGGCGGCAGTCACCTCGATCATGCGGGCACAACAGATCGTCTCGGCCCGAGTCGATGCGGTGCTGAAGCCGTTCGGCGTGACGTTCGCCCGCTACGAGGTGCTGATGCTGCTGACCTTCAGTCGTCGCGGCAGCCTGCCGATGAAGCTGATCGCGTCGCGCCTGCAGGTGCACCCGACGTCCGTCACCAACGCGGTCGACCGGTTGGTGCAGGCCGGGCTCGTCACCCGTACCACGCACCCCGACGATCGGCGCGCGTTCATCGTGGCACTGACACCAGAAGGACGCTCACTCGCGCAAGAAGCGACGGCTGCGCTCAACGAGCAGGTCTTCGGCCGACCGGAACTCGACCGCGACGACCTCGAGTCACTTGTGTCGATCATCGCCCGGATGCGTTCTGCCGCAGGCGATTTCTGAGCACAACTCAACCGCCGACGCACAGGCCGAGCGCGGCGACCAAAACTGACCCGATGACCATCCCGAGCGCATGCACGACGCCCGCCCAGTGCACCTTCGGCGCGAGCAGCAGCCGGGCCGACTCCACAGACGCCGCGCTGAACGTGGTGAACCCGCCCATGGCACCCGTACCGAGCACCTTCGTGGCCTCCGAAGCGTGTCCGAAGTGACCGACGAGCAGGCCTAGCACGAACGATCCGAGCAAGTTGATGACCAGAGTGCCGACCGGGACCCTCACTCGCACCCGCGCGGCGATCCAGGTGTCGAGCACACAACGCAGGAGTGCGCCGGTGCCTCCCCCGAGGGCGATCCAAAGCATCATCGGTTCATGCCCGGCAGTCGGAGCCCGATCCCTGCGGCGAGCACTCCGGCCACGACGCTCGCGGTCGCATAGGCAAGACCGGCGCCCAGGTCACGCTCCACCACCTCGACCGCGAAGGCGCTGTAGGTCGTGAATCCGCCCAACAGACCCGTCCCGAGTCCTAACCGAACTCGTCGGCGTGCACCGCTGTCGTCGCCGAGATGCGCAAGAACCCCGAGCAGAAGGCCGAGCAGAAGCGCACCGAGCACGTTGATGACGAAGGTGGTCCACGGCCAGCCGTCCGCCCGCATCGGGAACCGCTCACTCAGCAGTGCACGCGCGGTCGTGCCGGCGGCACCACCGACGAAAACCAGCGCCGGGAGCACCAGCCGGTCGGAACGAACTGCGGCGGCGTCCGTATCGGGTGGCTGGCGGTTCACCCGGGAAGGCTATCCAGCCGGGTGCTCACTTCACAGGCGAAGGCGTCGCCGCGGACGCGCGGACGGCTCGCTCCATACGCAGCACCGCCGGATCATCGACGCCGCCGACCGGCTCGGTGTCCGACGGCCGCTGGATCCGGCGATGGTGAGCACGCCGACGCCTCGGTGTTCGGTCGGTAGGAAGCGCACTCCTTCGACGCCTACGAGTTCCGCCGACCGCACAGTGATCCCTCCCGCGTTCATCAGATCGTCAGTCGGACGTGGACGACGTCGCCCAGTGCGATGCCCTCGGCGCGCTGCACGGCGACCTTCATCGGGACCAGGAAGCCGCCGCCCCTGGGGAACAACGAGGTGGTGAACGCGGTGTCGCCGACCTCTGCGGACGCCGGGATGCACCCCCAGCCGTAGGTGACCTGCTTTGCGATGTCGCGAAGTTCGGCGGATTGCGGCTCAGGCATCACGGCGAAGAGGAACGGCGCCGGGCCACGCCACTCGATGACTTCGGCGTCGAATTCGAGGTGCACGTGAATACGGTAGTTCGGACTGTTGTGGCTGGGTCCGGATGAACGTCACCTTGGTTGCGGCGCCTACTGATTCGTTCCTCATCCGTAGGGCTCAACCAGCGGTGTGGGCAGGGCTCGACCAGCGGTGTTCGGGGGCTCGACCGGCGTCTGATCTCGATCGAGTTGCTTCGTGAACGCGAGAGGTTTCGGCGCGCGGGACTTCGTTCCTCAGTCCCCCGGCTCAACCAGCGGTACTCGGCAGCTCAACCAGCGGTCCTTGGGAGCTCCACCATCGTGGCAGACATCTGCCAGTACGTCATCGGGGTGGACACCCACGCCGCCACGCACCACTACGCCGTGATCCATCCCGGGACCGGAGCAGTCCTGGACGATCAGCAGTTCCCGACCACACCAGCCGGGCTACGCCGCGCTGCGGACTGGATCAGCCGCCGCACCGTCACG
This is a stretch of genomic DNA from Yimella lutea. It encodes these proteins:
- a CDS encoding CrcB family protein, encoding MNRQPPDTDAAAVRSDRLVLPALVFVGGAAGTTARALLSERFPMRADGWPWTTFVINVLGALLLGLLLGVLAHLGDDSGARRRVRLGLGTGLLGGFTTYSAFAVEVVERDLGAGLAYATASVVAGVLAAGIGLRLPGMNR
- a CDS encoding DUF1905 domain-containing protein encodes the protein MHLEFDAEVIEWRGPAPFLFAVMPEPQSAELRDIAKQVTYGWGCIPASAEVGDTAFTTSLFPRGGGFLVPMKVAVQRAEGIALGDVVHVRLTI